TTCCGGTGCTGGGAAAGGTGAGTTGGATCGAGCCGATGTGGAGGAACGAGTATCTTACGGGTGCAATTGATGGAAAAGGCGCCGAGCACTTGACCATCGTGCATTCCGCCACGGGGCCGAATGTATATTTGTACGCCAAGGCGCCGACACCCGGAGCGCCTTTGGGCGAAGAAAAGAAACTGACTGGGGCTGAGGCCAACATTCCCTTGGCAAATTCGGATTTTTGGCTGGCGGATCTTGGATTTGAATTTTATCAGTGGCCGAAGCAGGTGAAACGGCCGAGCGAAATGAAAAGGAGTCGGGCTTGTTATGTCCTGGAAAGTTTCAATCCAAACCCTGGTAAAAATGGATATTCGCGCGTGGTCACCTGGGTTGATATCGACAGCTTTAAGCAGCATCAAGGCGGCATCATTCAGGCAGAGGCTTACGACCAGGACAATAAAAAATACAAGGAATTCTCCCTCGGCCATTTCCGAAAGATCAATGATCAATGGCAGTTGGAGGACATGGAAATTACGAACATCAAGGACAATACGCGGACGAAAGTGGAGTACGATTTGGGGCAAAAAAGACCGCCTGCCCAGACTTCCAAGTGACTTATCACAGCGATCGCTCCCAGGTTGGTTTTTTCCTCTGCGCGCATTTAAACTTTAGTTGCTTGCGTTTTAGGTTCTTTAGACTACGCTTATAAACACTTGGCGATTTACTTGAGCTTCCAAGCTGAAAGATGGAAGGTTGAGCACAGCCATGGATATGAATCTGATACTTCAGATATTCGAAAATTGGATTATCCCAATTTTTTTGATTTTGTTCCTTGCCTGGTTCATTTGGACATGGCTTAAACGATCACGAGAGCCATGGATGTTAATTACCCGCTGGATCATCACTGCCCTGGTACTTGTTTATGTTTTTGTGCAGGGACACAAACTTTCACAGGTTCAGGGCCCAGCCAGAGCATTCATGGTCGTGTATGCCGCAGCGGGAGGTTTAGTGCTGGCAATTTTATGGGCGCGGGTGATCGGTGAAAGCGTGGGGAGTATTTTTGGAGGATTATATGATGGGGGAACCGCCGAAGTGGAACCCAAGCCATTTTATTCCATTGCTCAGGCCAAGAAAACCCAGGGTAAATACCTTGAATCATTGGCTGAGGTGCGCCGGCAATTGCAGAAGTTCCCCAACGATTTTGAAGGCATGATGTTGTTGTCTGAACTGCAGGCGGAGAATTTGGATGATTTGCAGGGGGCGGAAGTGACGGTGCAGCGGGTTTGCAGCCTGGGGGAGCAGCCACCACGTAATGTCGCCTATGCGCTGAATCGGATGGCGGATTGGCACCTGAATTTGCACAAGAATCGTGAGGCTGCGAAAATCGCCCTGGAAAAAATTATTGAATTGCTGCCTGAGACTGAAATGTCGCTGCAAGCATCGCAACGGATTGCGCATCTGGCGGATACAGAGATGTTGTTGGCCTCGCAGCAGAGGCAGGGAGTGAGAGTCATCAAAGGAGTTGAAAACATCGGGTTGCTTCAGGATTCCACCGCACTCAAACCGGCTGAAACGGATGCGGGCAAACTGGCAGCTATTTTGGTCAAGCATTTGGAGGTTCATCCGTTGGACACTGAAGCCCGCGAAAGATTGGCAAACATCTATGCCAGCCATTATCAACGACTCGATCTCGCCCAGGAACAGTTGGAGCAGTTGATCAATCAGCCCAATCAAACTCCCAAAAATGTAGTGCGCTGGCTTAATTCGCTGGTGGACTTGCAGGTGCAGCATGGAGGAGAGCTCGAACAAGCAAGGCAAAGCCTGCAGCGAGTAATGGATATCTATCCTGAGTCCC
This window of the Pedosphaera parvula Ellin514 genome carries:
- a CDS encoding outer membrane lipoprotein-sorting protein — its product is MRFRNLVQLTRWAAAVLLLSGDFAAFAQPQTDDLTPEAAGQIIAAELRKQKPPEGEWKGRLKIRSHDRKTVTTIPVLGKVSWIEPMWRNEYLTGAIDGKGAEHLTIVHSATGPNVYLYAKAPTPGAPLGEEKKLTGAEANIPLANSDFWLADLGFEFYQWPKQVKRPSEMKRSRACYVLESFNPNPGKNGYSRVVTWVDIDSFKQHQGGIIQAEAYDQDNKKYKEFSLGHFRKINDQWQLEDMEITNIKDNTRTKVEYDLGQKRPPAQTSK
- a CDS encoding tetratricopeptide repeat protein gives rise to the protein MLITRWIITALVLVYVFVQGHKLSQVQGPARAFMVVYAAAGGLVLAILWARVIGESVGSIFGGLYDGGTAEVEPKPFYSIAQAKKTQGKYLESLAEVRRQLQKFPNDFEGMMLLSELQAENLDDLQGAEVTVQRVCSLGEQPPRNVAYALNRMADWHLNLHKNREAAKIALEKIIELLPETEMSLQASQRIAHLADTEMLLASQQRQGVRVIKGVENIGLLQDSTALKPAETDAGKLAAILVKHLEVHPLDTEARERLANIYASHYQRLDLAQEQLEQLINQPNQTPKNVVRWLNSLVDLQVQHGGELEQARQSLQRVMDIYPESPAAQKAERRMQMLKLEFKGKEKSQAVQLGSYEQDIGLKRRA